AAGAGTATCAATTTTTGAAGGATTTGTAGGAAAAACAGTTCCACCAAAAGTTGCAATCAACGAGGCTCTTGAAATTTCAAAAGAACTTGCCTCATTAAACCAAACTCAATTTATTAGCGGATTACTTGGAGCAGTATTCTCAGAACATAAAGAAAATTGAAGAAGTAACCGGACACACGTTTAAAAATAAACGGTTATTACTCACAGCACTAACGCACAGATCATTTAGAGCAAAAAATCCTAAAATCTTTTCAAACGAACGAATTGAGTTTTTAGGTGACGCTGTACTTGAGCTTGTCATATCAAAATACATCTACTTTAAATTTAAAGATAAAGCAGAAGGTGATCTAACATTAATTAGATCGGCACTTGTTCGTACTGAAACATTAACCGATGTAATAAATGAACTTGGTCTGTCGGAAGTAATAAGAATGAGCACTGCCGAGCGGAAAAGTGGTGGTGAAGATAAGCCATACATTCTTGCAAATATTTATGAATCAATAGTCGGAGCTTTGTATATCGATGCAGGTTTTGCTACAGCTCAAAAATTTGTTCTTAAAACGCTTACACCCAAACTACCCGAAATATTAAAAGAAAAACGATACAAAGATCCCAAAACTCAACTTCAGGAAATAACTCAAACAAAATTCAAAACTACACCGACCTATAAACTAGTATCAGAGCTGGGTCCGGCACATGAACGTGAATTTACAGTTTCGGTTTGTGTAGATCAAAAACAACTTGGAGTAGGAATGGGTAATTCAAAACAAAAGGCGGAAGAAGCTGCGGCAGAGCAAGCCCTTAAGAAATTATCGTAACCATTTACAAAGATTCATTATTATTGTAATATACACAAGTTCTAAACTCGTATCCTAGGCTTTTTACCTATCCTCAAGTTTCAAAGTCTGGCACGATTTAGCTTTATTCTAAGATAACTAAATATATCAATGCTTAAGATCCGTTTAACTCGAAAAGGAAAAAGACACGTTCCAAACTACAGAATAGTTGTTGCCCATGCTCAATGGCCAAGAGATGGAAAATTCCTGGACGATCTAGGTTATTACAATCCAACCCAAAAGCCATTGGAACTTAAACTTGACCTCGAAAAGGTCGATAAATGGCTAAAGAATGGTGCACAACCAACAGAAAAAGTCATGGCTCTTATTAAAATTGCACGAAACCCCAAACGAATCAAAAAAATCGCCGAAGAGGGTATTAAAAAACAAGAAAACAGAAAACTAAAAAAGCTTGCAGCCAAAGCTGCTGAAGCCCAACCCGTAGGTAGTGAAACAGTGAAGGAGTCAAGTAGTGAAGCAGTCGTAGAGCAGCCAGCCGGTGAGACAGTGAAAGAGTCAAGTCCCAAGGAACCTAAGGCCGACGAACCAAAGGCTGAAAAATCAAAGCCCGAGGAACCTAAAGTTGACGAACCAAAGGCTGAAAAATCAAAGCCCGAGGAACCTAAAGTTGACGAACCAAAGGCTGAAGAGCCAAAGCCCAAGGAACCTACACCGGAAGCAACGACTTAACCCTTGTGCAAAATAAGTCCATAAGGTGACCCTAATTCTCGCCCTAAAATTATGCAATTGACTATTTTGTGTAACAATGAGACAATGAAAAATATATAAGTTTTTCTGCTCACACATGATAGAGCTTATAAAACACATAATTGAAAGCATCGTAAATAGTCCGGAAGACATAAAAATCGAAGAGCTCGACGGCGAAATGCCAAATGTCAAAGTTTATAAAATTTCCGTTAAAGAAGAAGACAAAGGACTTGTAATAGGGAAGCATGGACGCACAATAAATGCTATCCGCGACATTATAAAAATCAAAGCCATTAAAACAGGCATTCGTGCCGTTTTGGAGTTAGAATAAAACAACTTAAATAACACCTAAGTTCACAAACAAAACAATGGTACCAGATAGATTTTCTCAACCAACACCACCAGACCCAAGAGCAGTAGCGGATCCAATCACAGCGAACCAGAAACCTTCATTTGAAGAGGCCGCACAGAGAATTCCTACATCAGCAGAAACTCAGCCAACTAATACAGGAAGATATTATTAATAATGCCATGAAAGCTGCAAAGGCTGAATACGTCTTGGCAAAGCTTGAAGCCGAGAACCCTGAAAGTTCACCTAAACAGCGTGCTCTGGCAGAAGCAAACGCTATATTTGCAACTGGAGAGCTCGCTACTTTAGCACAACGTTATGTTAGGGAGAAGTTAAAAAGGGTTAAATCCATCAGGAACTCGTAATTCTTCACACCATTACGGAACTCCAAACAAACCTGTCGACCAAACTCTTAACTCTCGAGATAGTTAAGGTAGTCTTCTTACCTCTGAAAGTATCTATCCATTAAGGATTCTCTGTGTGAGCCTTCCCACAAGATCTCGGGCTGCATTGATGCACCCTCGTAATAAATAGGGTGCACAACCGTGGA
This Candidatus Dojkabacteria bacterium DNA region includes the following protein-coding sequences:
- the rnc gene encoding ribonuclease III, which gives rise to MEQYSQNIKKIEEVTGHTFKNKRLLLTALTHRSFRAKNPKIFSNERIEFLGDAVLELVISKYIYFKFKDKAEGDLTLIRSALVRTETLTDVINELGLSEVIRMSTAERKSGGEDKPYILANIYESIVGALYIDAGFATAQKFVLKTLTPKLPEILKEKRYKDPKTQLQEITQTKFKTTPTYKLVSELGPAHEREFTVSVCVDQKQLGVGMGNSKQKAEEAAAEQALKKLS
- the rpsP gene encoding 30S ribosomal protein S16; the protein is MLKIRLTRKGKRHVPNYRIVVAHAQWPRDGKFLDDLGYYNPTQKPLELKLDLEKVDKWLKNGAQPTEKVMALIKIARNPKRIKKIAEEGIKKQENRKLKKLAAKAAEAQPVGSETVKESSSEAVVEQPAGETVKESSPKEPKADEPKAEKSKPEEPKVDEPKAEKSKPEEPKVDEPKAEEPKPKEPTPEATT
- a CDS encoding KH domain-containing protein gives rise to the protein MIELIKHIIESIVNSPEDIKIEELDGEMPNVKVYKISVKEEDKGLVIGKHGRTINAIRDIIKIKAIKTGIRAVLELE